A genomic segment from Klebsiella africana encodes:
- a CDS encoding efflux RND transporter permease subunit, which produces MDISRQFINNPTRVWLAILLLGVGGLFALLNIGRLEDPAFTIKTAVIVTHYPGASAQQVEEEVTLPLENAIQQLPSLDNVSSISSNGLSQITVNIASQYHSSELPQIWDELRRRVGDASRLFPPGVVTPFVNDDFGDVFGFFFAISGDNFTNPELVRYAEQLRRELVLVPGVGKVALGGAISQQINVDISLAKMAARGITLNQLSAILSRLNVVSSAGEIRVGSESIRLHPTGEFQNIDELGDLLVSPHGASAATRLRDIATLSRGLSDSPASIYHANGRQAVTMGISFIPGVNVIDVGHALEARLQQMAADKPAGIDIAVFYDQAAEVAHSVNGFITNFLMALAIVVGVLLVFMGVRSGIIIALSLALNVLGTLLIMYIWGIELQRISLGALIIALSMLVDNAIVIVEGVLIARQQGSPLLGAVNYVIRRSALPLLGATIIAILAFAPIGLSQDSTGEYCKSLFQVLLISLMLSWFSALTITPVLIKWWLFKNAPPAAVAEEKADPYRGRFYRGYQQMLQILLQQKTLTLVLMGALLAGAIWGFTFVRQNFFPSSNTPIFFVDLWLPYGTDINATEQMTRDIERSIAGQPGVVTTVSTIGQGSMRFILTYSGQRQYSNYAQIMVRMDDQRSIAPVTRHVETWIARNYPQVNASTKRIMFGPSGDSAIEVRIKGPDPDTLRALASQVGDILAADPATDSVRNDWQNRSKVIRPQYSPALGRELGVDKQDIDNALEMNFSGSRAGLYREGADLLPVIVRPPEAERQDANHLNNVLVWSQSRQQYIPLSNVINGFSLEWEDPLILRRDRTRVLTVQTDPSPQSGQTSGDILARVKPRIDALTLPHGYRIEWGGDAENSSEAQQGLFTTLPLGYLVMFIITVLMFSSLKNAVAIWLTVPLALIGVTPGFLLTGIPFGFMALIGLLSLSGMLIRNGIVLVEEIEQQKQEKDQRQAIIDAATSRLRPILLTAFTTVLGLAPLLRDVFFQSMAVVIMFGLAFATVLTLLVLPVIYACFHHKDMTPQR; this is translated from the coding sequence ATGGACATTTCCCGTCAGTTTATTAATAACCCGACCCGCGTCTGGTTAGCCATTTTGCTGCTGGGGGTGGGGGGGCTGTTCGCCCTGCTCAATATCGGCCGTCTGGAAGATCCTGCCTTCACCATTAAAACGGCGGTGATCGTCACCCACTACCCGGGGGCGTCCGCTCAGCAGGTGGAGGAGGAGGTAACCCTGCCGCTGGAAAACGCGATTCAGCAGCTTCCCTCGCTGGATAACGTCAGCTCCATCTCCTCAAATGGCTTATCGCAAATTACGGTGAATATCGCTTCGCAGTACCATTCCAGCGAGCTGCCACAGATCTGGGATGAGCTACGTCGCCGCGTCGGTGACGCCAGCCGGCTTTTCCCGCCGGGCGTAGTGACCCCTTTCGTTAATGATGACTTTGGCGATGTTTTTGGCTTTTTTTTCGCTATCTCGGGCGACAATTTTACCAATCCTGAGCTGGTGCGCTATGCCGAGCAGCTGCGCCGGGAGCTCGTGCTGGTGCCAGGGGTCGGTAAAGTCGCCCTCGGCGGCGCTATCTCGCAGCAGATCAACGTCGATATCTCACTGGCGAAAATGGCCGCACGCGGGATCACGCTTAACCAGCTCTCCGCCATCCTCAGCCGACTCAACGTGGTGTCCAGCGCCGGGGAGATCCGCGTAGGCAGCGAATCGATCCGCCTCCACCCCACCGGAGAGTTTCAGAATATCGATGAGCTGGGGGACCTGCTGGTCAGCCCACATGGCGCCAGCGCCGCCACCCGACTGCGAGATATTGCCACGCTGTCGCGCGGGCTGAGCGACTCGCCCGCCAGTATCTATCATGCCAACGGCCGCCAGGCGGTGACCATGGGGATATCCTTTATCCCTGGGGTCAACGTCATAGATGTGGGGCATGCCCTCGAAGCCCGACTTCAGCAGATGGCCGCCGACAAACCGGCGGGCATCGACATCGCTGTTTTTTACGATCAGGCAGCTGAGGTTGCCCACTCGGTCAATGGTTTTATTACTAACTTCCTGATGGCCCTGGCGATCGTCGTCGGCGTGCTGCTGGTGTTCATGGGGGTACGCAGCGGGATCATCATTGCGTTGTCGCTGGCGCTCAACGTCCTCGGCACCCTGCTTATCATGTATATCTGGGGGATCGAGCTACAACGGATCTCCCTCGGGGCGCTGATTATCGCCCTGAGTATGCTGGTGGACAATGCCATTGTCATTGTTGAAGGGGTGCTAATCGCCCGCCAGCAAGGATCTCCGCTGCTGGGCGCCGTTAACTACGTGATCCGCCGCTCTGCTCTGCCGCTGCTCGGCGCAACGATCATCGCCATCCTCGCCTTCGCGCCAATTGGCCTCTCACAAGACTCCACCGGGGAGTACTGCAAATCGCTGTTCCAGGTGCTGCTGATCTCCCTGATGCTGAGCTGGTTTTCAGCGTTGACCATCACCCCGGTGCTCATTAAGTGGTGGTTGTTTAAAAACGCCCCGCCGGCCGCCGTCGCGGAGGAAAAAGCCGATCCCTACCGCGGCCGCTTTTACCGCGGCTATCAGCAGATGCTGCAAATACTGCTGCAGCAAAAGACCCTGACCCTGGTGCTGATGGGCGCGCTGTTAGCCGGAGCGATCTGGGGCTTCACCTTCGTCCGGCAGAATTTCTTTCCGTCATCGAATACGCCTATTTTCTTTGTCGACCTGTGGCTGCCCTACGGCACCGATATTAATGCCACCGAGCAGATGACCCGCGATATTGAGCGGTCGATCGCCGGCCAGCCAGGGGTGGTCACCACCGTCTCCACCATCGGCCAGGGTAGTATGCGTTTTATTCTCACCTACAGCGGCCAACGGCAGTACAGCAACTATGCGCAGATCATGGTGCGGATGGACGACCAGCGCAGTATCGCCCCGGTCACTCGCCACGTGGAAACCTGGATCGCCAGAAACTACCCGCAGGTGAACGCCAGCACCAAACGCATTATGTTCGGCCCCTCCGGGGATAGCGCGATTGAGGTGCGGATTAAGGGCCCTGACCCGGACACGCTGCGCGCGCTGGCCAGCCAGGTGGGCGACATTCTCGCCGCGGACCCGGCGACCGACAGCGTGCGTAATGACTGGCAGAACCGCAGCAAAGTGATCCGCCCGCAGTACTCCCCGGCGCTGGGGCGCGAGCTGGGGGTGGATAAACAGGACATTGATAACGCGCTGGAGATGAATTTCTCCGGCAGTCGCGCCGGGTTATATCGCGAGGGCGCCGATCTGCTGCCGGTGATTGTCCGGCCGCCGGAAGCGGAACGACAGGATGCCAACCACCTGAATAATGTGCTGGTCTGGAGCCAGAGTCGGCAGCAGTATATCCCGTTGAGTAACGTCATCAATGGCTTCTCGCTGGAGTGGGAAGATCCATTGATTCTCCGCCGGGATCGCACCCGGGTGCTCACGGTTCAGACCGATCCCAGCCCGCAAAGCGGCCAAACCTCGGGTGATATTCTCGCCCGGGTGAAACCGCGCATTGATGCGCTGACGCTGCCACACGGCTACCGCATTGAATGGGGTGGCGATGCCGAAAATTCCAGCGAGGCGCAGCAAGGGCTGTTCACCACCCTGCCGCTCGGCTATCTGGTGATGTTTATCATTACGGTGCTGATGTTTAGTTCGCTGAAAAACGCCGTCGCCATCTGGCTAACCGTTCCGCTGGCGCTGATCGGCGTCACGCCCGGCTTTCTGCTCACCGGCATCCCGTTTGGCTTTATGGCGTTAATCGGCCTGCTTAGCCTCAGCGGTATGTTGATCCGTAACGGCATTGTGCTGGTTGAAGAGATAGAGCAACAAAAACAGGAGAAAGATCAACGACAAGCCATCATTGATGCGGCAACCTCACGTCTGCGGCCGATCCTGCTGACCGCCTTCACCACCGTGCTTGGCCTTGCCCCGCTGTTGCGCGATGTCTTTTTCCAGAGTATGGCGGTGGTGATTATGTTCGGACTGGCCTTTGCCACCGTACTGACGCTGCTGGTTCTACCGGTGATTTACGCTTGCTTCCACCATAAGGATATGACGCCTCAACGATGA
- a CDS encoding cation-transporting P-type ATPase has product MNTDKPGAPYYQRSVEETLVSVQSTPEGISGAEAATRLQQYGENALPQKPGKPAWLRFIVHFNDVLIYVLLAAALLKAVMGHWIDMSVILAVAVVNALIGFIQESNAEKSLQSIRNMLSSEAVVIRQGNHETIPTTSLVPGDIVVIRAGDRIPADLRVIEAHNLRVEEAILTGESTVVEKTTEPLSGDLPLGDRSNLLFSGTTVSSGAGKGIVVATGGDTELGHINQMMAGIEKHRTPLLVQMDKLGKAIFILILVMMAALFVFSLLFRDMPVSELMLSLISLAVASVPEGLPAIISIILSLGVQAMARQKAIIRKLPTVETLGAMTVICSDKTGTLTMNEMTVKAVITADSVYRVEGDSYEPVGKIHAIDDPTPVTIAPGSLFERYLRTIDLCNDSQLIKEESGLWKITGGPTEGALKVLAAKVTLPPLTSELRSKIPFDSQYKYMSTLYRLGEEEVVLVTGAPDVLFRLCQYQQSDSGLQPLDLPYWEGKIEEYAREGLRMVAAAWKPAAAGQTELTHQDLQQEVILLGVAGMMDPPRPEAITAIADCLQAGIRVKMITGDHPQTAMSIGKMLGIGNAGNAITGRELEVMDDAQLSVAAQQFDIFARTSPEDKFRLVQALQSKKEIVGMTGDGVNDAPALKQADVGVAMGIKGTEVTKEAADMVLTDDNFATIASAVREGRRVYDNLKKTILFVMPTNLAQGLLIVIALLAGNVLPLTPVLILWMNMATSATLSFGLAFEAGEKNIMRRPPRDPKLHVMDGFAIWRVAFVGSMIAVSAFILEAWLQPRGYSPEFIRTVLLQTLVTAQWFYMLNCRVSDGFSLTKGLLANKGIWVVSGVLLVLQLLIIYAPFMQMLFGTTGLPFRYWVITFIIGFAMFLIVELEKPLTRKWRSA; this is encoded by the coding sequence ATGAATACAGATAAACCGGGCGCGCCCTACTATCAGCGCTCCGTTGAGGAGACGCTCGTCAGCGTGCAGAGCACGCCGGAGGGGATTAGTGGAGCAGAAGCGGCCACGCGCCTGCAGCAGTATGGCGAAAATGCCCTGCCGCAGAAGCCGGGTAAACCCGCTTGGCTACGTTTTATTGTGCATTTTAACGATGTGCTGATCTATGTCCTGCTGGCGGCGGCGTTGCTGAAGGCAGTAATGGGCCACTGGATCGACATGTCGGTGATCCTCGCGGTAGCGGTGGTCAATGCGCTGATCGGCTTCATTCAGGAGAGTAATGCGGAAAAATCGCTGCAGAGTATCCGCAATATGCTGTCCAGCGAAGCGGTGGTGATCCGTCAGGGCAACCATGAGACCATCCCCACCACCTCGCTGGTGCCTGGCGATATCGTGGTGATCCGCGCCGGCGACCGTATCCCTGCCGATTTACGTGTGATTGAGGCGCACAACCTGCGGGTGGAAGAGGCGATCCTCACTGGCGAGTCGACGGTGGTGGAGAAAACCACCGAGCCGCTAAGCGGCGATTTACCGCTTGGCGATCGCAGCAACCTGTTGTTTTCCGGGACCACCGTCAGCTCTGGGGCGGGGAAAGGGATCGTGGTGGCCACCGGCGGCGATACCGAGCTGGGCCATATTAACCAGATGATGGCGGGCATTGAGAAACACCGCACGCCGTTGCTGGTGCAAATGGACAAGCTGGGCAAAGCCATCTTTATCCTCATTCTGGTGATGATGGCGGCGCTGTTCGTCTTTAGCCTGCTGTTCCGCGATATGCCGGTTTCCGAACTGATGTTGTCGTTGATTAGCCTCGCGGTGGCATCGGTCCCGGAAGGGTTGCCGGCGATTATCTCGATTATTCTGTCGCTTGGCGTGCAGGCGATGGCCCGCCAGAAGGCGATTATCCGTAAGCTGCCGACGGTGGAAACCCTCGGTGCGATGACGGTTATCTGCTCGGATAAAACCGGGACCCTGACCATGAACGAAATGACGGTGAAGGCGGTGATCACTGCCGACAGCGTCTATCGGGTGGAAGGGGACAGCTATGAGCCGGTCGGTAAGATCCACGCCATTGACGACCCGACACCGGTCACGATCGCGCCAGGCTCGCTGTTCGAGCGCTATCTACGCACCATCGATCTGTGTAACGACAGCCAGCTTATTAAAGAGGAGAGCGGGCTGTGGAAAATCACCGGTGGCCCGACCGAGGGGGCGCTGAAAGTGCTGGCGGCGAAGGTCACTCTGCCGCCGCTGACCAGCGAACTGCGCAGTAAAATTCCTTTTGATTCGCAATATAAATACATGTCGACCCTCTACCGGCTGGGTGAAGAGGAGGTGGTGCTGGTCACTGGCGCGCCGGATGTCCTGTTCCGCCTGTGCCAGTATCAGCAGAGCGACAGCGGATTGCAGCCGCTGGATCTGCCGTACTGGGAAGGCAAAATTGAAGAGTACGCCCGGGAAGGACTACGGATGGTGGCCGCGGCGTGGAAGCCAGCTGCCGCAGGCCAGACCGAACTGACCCATCAGGATCTGCAGCAAGAGGTGATTTTGCTAGGGGTCGCCGGGATGATGGATCCGCCGCGGCCGGAGGCCATCACGGCGATAGCCGACTGCCTGCAGGCCGGGATCCGCGTGAAAATGATCACCGGCGACCACCCGCAAACGGCGATGAGCATCGGCAAGATGCTGGGGATTGGCAATGCGGGAAATGCCATAACCGGGCGCGAGCTGGAGGTGATGGACGACGCGCAGCTGAGCGTGGCCGCGCAGCAGTTTGATATCTTTGCTCGCACCAGCCCGGAAGATAAGTTCCGCCTGGTGCAGGCTCTGCAGAGCAAGAAAGAGATTGTCGGAATGACCGGCGATGGGGTGAACGATGCTCCAGCGCTGAAGCAGGCTGACGTTGGCGTGGCGATGGGGATCAAGGGAACCGAGGTGACCAAGGAAGCCGCCGATATGGTGCTGACCGATGATAACTTCGCCACCATCGCCAGCGCGGTCCGCGAGGGGCGTCGGGTATATGACAACCTGAAGAAAACCATTCTCTTCGTCATGCCGACCAACCTTGCCCAGGGGTTACTGATCGTGATCGCGCTGCTGGCGGGTAACGTGCTGCCGCTGACGCCGGTGCTGATCCTGTGGATGAACATGGCCACCTCGGCCACGCTGTCGTTTGGCCTGGCGTTTGAAGCCGGCGAGAAAAATATCATGCGACGACCACCGCGCGACCCCAAACTGCACGTGATGGACGGCTTTGCCATCTGGCGCGTGGCGTTTGTGGGATCGATGATTGCGGTTAGCGCCTTTATTCTCGAGGCCTGGCTGCAGCCGCGAGGCTATTCGCCAGAGTTTATCCGGACCGTGCTGCTGCAGACCCTGGTCACCGCGCAGTGGTTCTATATGCTGAACTGCCGCGTGTCGGATGGCTTCTCGTTAACCAAAGGCCTGCTGGCCAACAAAGGGATCTGGGTGGTTAGCGGTGTGCTGCTGGTCCTGCAGCTGCTGATTATTTATGCGCCGTTTATGCAGATGCTGTTCGGCACCACCGGACTGCCGTTCCGCTACTGGGTGATCACTTTTATCATCGGTTTCGCCATGTTCCTGATCGTCGAACTGGAAAAGCCGCTGACCCGCAAATGGCGTTCCGCCTGA
- the hutI gene encoding imidazolonepropionase, with translation MVFSHKKITFPRAIVDFIGVMKINVYTTHDKLSAMTQATSERVIWRNVRLATLNPDYAQPYGLLEHHALLVRDGRIAAIVPEDDVPSGRSIDLKGRLVTPGLIDCHTHLVFGGSRAQEWEQRLNGVSYQTISASGGGINSTVRATRDSSEAELLALAQPRLARLLREGVTTLEIKSGYGLDLPNERKMLRVARQLADHNGVELSATLLSAHATPPEYHGDADGYISLVCETILPTLWQEGLFESVDVFCENVGFSPQQTERVFQAAQALGIPVKGHVEQLSSLGGAQLVSRYHGLSADHIEYLTEEGVAAMRESGTVAALLPGAFYFLNETRKPPVELLRKYQVPMAVATDFNPGTSPFASLHLAMNMACVKFGLTPEEAWAGVTRHAARALGRQESHGQLAAGFVANFAIWDAEHPVEMVYEPGRSPLWGRVVRGELQ, from the coding sequence ATGGTCTTTAGTCACAAAAAAATAACATTTCCCCGCGCTATTGTTGACTTTATCGGCGTTATGAAAATAAATGTCTATACAACCCATGACAAGTTAAGCGCTATGACTCAAGCCACCTCTGAACGCGTTATCTGGCGAAACGTGCGTCTCGCCACCCTGAACCCCGATTACGCTCAACCGTACGGCCTGCTGGAGCACCATGCGCTGCTGGTGCGTGACGGTCGCATTGCGGCGATTGTTCCCGAAGATGACGTTCCCAGCGGGCGCAGTATCGATCTTAAAGGCCGGCTGGTCACGCCGGGATTAATCGACTGCCATACCCATCTCGTCTTCGGCGGCAGCCGGGCGCAGGAGTGGGAGCAGCGACTGAACGGCGTCTCCTATCAAACCATCAGCGCCAGCGGCGGCGGAATTAACTCCACCGTGCGCGCCACGCGCGACAGCAGCGAAGCTGAACTACTGGCGCTGGCCCAGCCGCGGCTGGCCCGTCTGCTGCGTGAAGGGGTGACCACCCTGGAGATCAAATCCGGCTACGGCCTGGACCTGCCAAACGAACGCAAAATGCTGCGGGTCGCTCGACAACTGGCCGATCATAATGGCGTGGAACTGTCGGCGACGCTGCTCTCCGCCCACGCCACTCCGCCGGAATATCATGGCGACGCCGATGGCTATATCTCGCTGGTCTGCGAGACCATACTGCCGACGCTGTGGCAGGAGGGATTGTTTGAAAGCGTTGACGTCTTCTGTGAAAACGTCGGCTTCAGCCCGCAGCAAACTGAGCGCGTCTTTCAGGCGGCGCAGGCGCTGGGCATTCCGGTAAAAGGCCACGTTGAGCAGCTCTCGTCGCTGGGCGGCGCTCAACTGGTGAGCCGCTATCATGGGCTTTCCGCCGACCATATCGAGTATCTGACGGAAGAGGGCGTGGCGGCGATGCGCGAAAGCGGCACCGTGGCAGCCCTGCTCCCCGGCGCGTTCTACTTCCTTAATGAAACCCGCAAACCGCCGGTGGAACTGCTGCGCAAGTACCAGGTGCCGATGGCGGTGGCGACCGATTTCAACCCGGGCACCAGCCCCTTCGCCAGTCTGCATCTGGCGATGAATATGGCCTGCGTTAAGTTTGGCCTGACGCCGGAAGAGGCGTGGGCCGGCGTCACACGCCATGCTGCGCGGGCGCTGGGGCGACAGGAGAGTCACGGTCAGCTGGCGGCGGGCTTTGTCGCTAACTTTGCTATCTGGGATGCTGAGCATCCGGTCGAAATGGTGTATGAGCCGGGGCGCAGTCCGCTCTGGGGGCGTGTGGTACGAGGAGAACTGCAATGA
- a CDS encoding universal stress protein, translating into MYKNIVVPVDVFDAGLADKALSHAKFLAQHSAGQIHLVHVIPAFSPVLTRGFISDARKMEDHLLNTAKEKLSELVKKNGLAEDASHLYVRSGNIRDQVIALADELKADVVIVGSRNPGIQTHLLGSEAANIVRYAHVPVFVVR; encoded by the coding sequence ATGTATAAAAATATCGTTGTTCCCGTTGACGTGTTTGATGCAGGCCTAGCCGACAAAGCGCTCTCTCATGCGAAATTCCTTGCCCAACACTCTGCCGGGCAAATTCATCTTGTCCATGTTATTCCGGCCTTTTCTCCTGTATTAACCCGCGGATTTATCTCTGATGCCCGTAAGATGGAAGACCATTTGCTTAATACCGCTAAGGAAAAGCTGAGTGAGCTGGTGAAGAAAAATGGCCTTGCGGAAGACGCCAGCCATCTTTATGTGCGTAGTGGCAATATTCGCGATCAAGTGATTGCCCTGGCCGATGAGCTGAAAGCGGATGTGGTGATTGTCGGTTCGCGCAATCCGGGGATCCAGACGCACCTGCTCGGCTCTGAAGCGGCAAACATTGTGCGCTATGCCCATGTCCCGGTGTTCGTTGTGCGCTGA
- a CDS encoding putative acyl-CoA thioester hydrolase, whose protein sequence is MNTYSVSRLALALAFGVTLSACSSTPADQQPSTQTAPGTTARPILNAEEAKNFTPAAYFQSLAPNTAAWTPSAISLPAQPDFIVGPAGTQGVTHTTIQAAVDAAIARHSNRRLYIAIMPGEYPGTVYVPAAPGALTLYGTGDKPIDVKISEAIDSEMDRNTWRRLVNPGGKYMPGKPAWYMFDSCQSKSTATVGVMCSAVFWSQNNGLQLQNLTIANNLGDSVDAGTHQAVALRSDGDQVQINKVNILGRQNTFFVTNSGVQNRLQDNRQTRTLVTNSYIEGDVDIVSGRGAVVFDNTDFRVVNSRTQKEAYVFAPATLKSVTYGFLATNSRFTASGDNVAQLGRALDVDGNSNGQVVIRDSAINEGFNIAQPWAAAVGSSRPFNGNTGSADDKGNLQRNLNDNGFNRMWEYNNRGVGSTVVAEPKQ, encoded by the coding sequence ATGAACACATATTCCGTTTCCCGTCTGGCGCTGGCGCTGGCCTTCGGCGTGACGCTGTCCGCCTGTAGCTCGACGCCTGCCGATCAACAGCCCTCAACGCAGACTGCACCGGGCACTACCGCGCGTCCCATACTCAACGCCGAAGAAGCGAAAAACTTCACGCCGGCGGCCTATTTCCAGTCGCTGGCTCCCAATACCGCCGCCTGGACGCCGTCTGCTATCAGCCTGCCGGCGCAGCCTGACTTTATCGTCGGTCCTGCGGGAACCCAGGGCGTAACCCATACCACCATTCAGGCGGCGGTGGATGCGGCGATTGCTCGTCACTCTAACCGTCGTCTGTATATCGCGATTATGCCAGGCGAGTACCCGGGAACCGTCTACGTTCCGGCGGCGCCGGGCGCCCTGACCCTGTATGGTACCGGCGATAAGCCAATTGACGTGAAAATCAGCGAAGCCATTGATTCCGAGATGGATCGCAACACCTGGCGTCGTCTGGTCAATCCAGGCGGTAAATATATGCCGGGTAAACCGGCGTGGTATATGTTCGACAGTTGCCAAAGCAAATCCACGGCGACCGTCGGCGTGATGTGTTCCGCAGTCTTCTGGTCACAGAATAATGGTCTGCAGCTGCAGAACCTGACCATCGCCAACAACCTCGGCGACAGCGTTGACGCCGGTACCCACCAGGCGGTGGCCTTGCGCAGCGATGGCGACCAGGTGCAGATCAATAAGGTCAATATTCTTGGCCGTCAGAACACCTTCTTCGTGACCAACAGCGGCGTGCAGAACCGTCTGCAGGACAACCGTCAGACCCGCACGCTGGTGACCAACAGCTACATTGAAGGCGATGTGGATATCGTTTCCGGTCGCGGTGCAGTGGTATTTGATAACACCGACTTCCGCGTGGTGAACTCGCGCACCCAGAAAGAGGCCTATGTCTTCGCGCCGGCCACCCTGAAAAGCGTGACCTACGGCTTCCTGGCGACCAACAGCCGCTTCACCGCCTCCGGCGATAACGTCGCGCAATTAGGCCGCGCGCTGGACGTCGATGGCAACAGCAATGGCCAGGTGGTGATCCGCGACAGCGCTATCAATGAAGGCTTTAATATTGCCCAGCCGTGGGCTGCGGCGGTAGGATCCAGCCGTCCGTTCAACGGCAACACCGGCAGCGCCGATGACAAAGGCAATCTGCAGCGCAACCTCAACGACAACGGCTTCAACCGCATGTGGGAGTACAACAACCGCGGCGTGGGAAGCACGGTGGTCGCCGAGCCGAAGCAGTAA
- the hutG gene encoding formimidoylglutamase, with protein sequence MMLWQATPASLWQGRDDSAEAPNALRLFQTIARAEHFAPQEMPGDIALLGFACDEGVRRNKGRTGAAHGPETLRRALANMASHQGHDRCVDMGTISVDGEQLEAAHQALREAVADCQRAGKRTLVLGGGHETAFGHGAGVLDAFPGEKVGIINLDAHLDLRFADCASSGTPFRQLALECDAQQRGFHYTCIGVSRAANTQALWDEAARRQVTIVEDLEVLTAFETRVLAELERNIAQYDRLYLTIDLDVLPAREMPAVSAPAALGVPLATLLRIVEPLCRSGKLQAVDLVEFNPQFDIDGQGARAAARLAWQIAHWWQ encoded by the coding sequence ATGATGCTGTGGCAAGCTACGCCCGCCAGTCTCTGGCAGGGGCGCGACGATAGCGCGGAAGCGCCCAATGCGCTACGCCTGTTCCAGACCATCGCCCGCGCGGAACACTTCGCCCCGCAGGAGATGCCTGGCGATATCGCACTGCTTGGCTTCGCCTGCGACGAAGGGGTCCGGCGTAACAAAGGGCGCACCGGCGCCGCGCATGGCCCGGAAACGCTGCGCCGCGCGTTGGCCAACATGGCCAGCCATCAGGGCCATGACCGCTGCGTGGATATGGGCACCATCAGCGTCGACGGCGAGCAGTTAGAAGCCGCGCATCAGGCGCTGCGCGAGGCGGTGGCCGACTGTCAGCGGGCGGGTAAACGCACGCTGGTCCTGGGCGGCGGCCACGAGACGGCCTTCGGCCACGGCGCCGGGGTACTGGATGCCTTCCCGGGCGAAAAGGTGGGCATTATTAATCTCGATGCGCATCTGGATCTGCGCTTTGCCGACTGCGCCAGCTCCGGGACGCCGTTCCGCCAGCTGGCGCTGGAGTGTGACGCGCAGCAGCGCGGTTTTCACTATACCTGCATCGGCGTGAGCCGGGCGGCGAACACCCAGGCGCTGTGGGATGAAGCGGCGCGCCGCCAGGTGACTATCGTTGAGGATCTGGAGGTGCTGACAGCCTTCGAAACTCGCGTGCTGGCGGAGCTTGAGCGCAATATCGCGCAATACGATCGTCTATATCTGACTATCGATCTCGATGTGCTGCCGGCGCGAGAAATGCCGGCGGTGTCGGCCCCGGCGGCGCTGGGCGTGCCGCTGGCCACGCTGCTGCGCATCGTTGAGCCGTTGTGCCGCAGCGGCAAGCTACAGGCGGTGGATTTGGTCGAGTTTAATCCGCAATTTGACATCGACGGACAGGGCGCCCGCGCGGCGGCCCGTCTGGCATGGCAAATCGCCCATTGGTGGCAGTAG
- a CDS encoding efflux RND transporter periplasmic adaptor subunit: MNRYFSLIPVVILFTTACDQKAPSVESAPRMVKVAQVTAVGNIQQRTFPARIESGDATELSFKRGGQVESLDIRQGATITQGQTLARLNAREAQQRVNERQTAATLAQRQFDRFQTLAGRQAISQAEMDVQRANRDAANAALKIAREELAQMSLTAPFGGIAAGVHIRNHQVVAAGQPVITLTRTDLLDVVFSIPENLFTSLDIRNSSYRPVVRINTLPGREFTAEYKEHTGSSDTSTLTWQIILTMPRPDDFPTVGGVSGTVTVNLGNLPASSGRETLVVPVEAVFNPDNRPKNEPVVWVVKGDNAHRYLEERRVMVGEVTSQGVMITEGLRAGEQVVAAGVSELHAGQPVRIWTRERGL; the protein is encoded by the coding sequence GTGAACCGTTATTTTTCTCTCATCCCGGTTGTTATTTTATTTACAACCGCTTGCGATCAGAAAGCACCGTCCGTTGAGTCCGCCCCGCGCATGGTTAAAGTGGCGCAGGTAACCGCCGTGGGGAATATCCAGCAGCGAACCTTTCCGGCACGTATCGAGTCTGGCGACGCCACCGAGCTGTCGTTTAAGCGGGGCGGCCAGGTGGAGTCGCTGGATATTCGCCAGGGCGCCACCATAACCCAGGGACAAACGCTGGCGCGTCTGAATGCCCGCGAGGCACAGCAGCGGGTCAATGAGCGACAAACGGCAGCCACTCTCGCCCAGCGTCAGTTCGACCGCTTCCAGACTCTGGCCGGGCGCCAGGCGATCTCCCAGGCAGAGATGGACGTGCAGCGCGCCAATCGCGATGCCGCCAACGCGGCCTTAAAAATCGCCCGTGAAGAGCTGGCGCAAATGAGCCTCACCGCGCCCTTCGGCGGGATTGCCGCCGGCGTGCACATCCGTAATCATCAGGTGGTCGCTGCCGGTCAGCCGGTGATCACTCTGACGCGCACCGACCTGCTGGACGTGGTTTTTAGTATTCCGGAAAATCTGTTCACCTCGCTGGATATCCGCAATTCTTCTTACCGTCCGGTCGTCAGGATCAATACCCTGCCGGGCCGCGAGTTTACCGCAGAGTATAAAGAGCATACCGGCAGCAGCGATACCAGCACCCTCACCTGGCAGATCATTTTAACCATGCCGCGGCCGGATGATTTCCCCACCGTCGGCGGGGTCAGCGGCACCGTGACGGTCAATCTCGGCAATTTACCGGCCAGCAGCGGACGGGAAACTCTCGTGGTGCCGGTGGAGGCGGTCTTTAACCCCGATAACCGCCCGAAGAATGAACCGGTCGTCTGGGTGGTGAAAGGCGATAACGCGCATCGGTACCTGGAAGAGCGCAGGGTTATGGTCGGGGAAGTAACCTCGCAGGGCGTGATGATCACCGAAGGGCTCCGCGCGGGTGAACAGGTCGTAGCGGCGGGCGTGAGTGAGCTGCATGCCGGGCAGCCGGTGCGGATTTGGACGCGTGAACGAGGATTATAA